The following are encoded together in the Armatimonadota bacterium genome:
- a CDS encoding shikimate dehydrogenase has product MARFAFIMHPLSVADVARKYPAAALIPGRITESLLTLMRPRAVSEIRGIQSLTGASTEGWFVGLYMTANQLKTGDPAKATKRIIEAGKVAQDLGAGIVGLGAFTSVVGDAGYSVAEALDIGVTTGNSYTVATALQGAIEAAALLEHDPGQCTAAILGATGSIGRVSAKILGPRVREIVLNARSREPLEELAAELAAGGVNARVETDVAAALRDAEITIAVTSAVEAVVQPEMLRPGSVVCDVARPRDVSRHVAEKRPDVLVIEGGAVAVPGNVEFNLNFGFPPGLSYACMAETMILALEDRCEDYSLGRDIRIEQVQEISGLAVKHGFKLAGFRSFERKVSQEYIDRVRAAAEANR; this is encoded by the coding sequence TTGGCTCGTTTCGCGTTCATCATGCATCCATTGAGCGTCGCCGACGTCGCCAGGAAATACCCGGCGGCGGCGCTGATTCCGGGGCGTATTACTGAGAGCCTGCTGACGCTCATGCGTCCGAGGGCTGTTAGTGAGATCAGGGGCATCCAGTCACTCACCGGCGCAAGCACCGAGGGCTGGTTCGTGGGACTGTACATGACGGCAAACCAGCTCAAAACGGGCGATCCGGCCAAGGCCACAAAGCGCATCATCGAAGCCGGAAAGGTCGCCCAGGACCTTGGCGCCGGGATAGTCGGGTTAGGGGCTTTCACTTCGGTTGTGGGTGACGCGGGTTACTCAGTTGCCGAAGCACTGGACATTGGCGTAACCACAGGCAACAGCTACACGGTGGCCACGGCGCTGCAGGGAGCTATCGAGGCGGCGGCGCTCCTGGAGCATGACCCCGGCCAATGTACCGCCGCGATCCTGGGCGCAACCGGCTCCATCGGCCGAGTCTCAGCGAAGATCCTGGGGCCTCGGGTGCGCGAGATTGTGCTCAATGCGCGCTCACGGGAGCCCCTCGAAGAGCTCGCGGCGGAGCTTGCTGCGGGGGGTGTGAATGCCCGGGTCGAGACAGATGTGGCTGCCGCCCTTCGAGATGCCGAGATCACGATCGCAGTCACATCGGCAGTGGAAGCAGTGGTGCAGCCCGAAATGCTCCGGCCCGGCTCCGTGGTGTGCGACGTTGCTCGACCCCGGGACGTCTCGCGGCATGTTGCGGAGAAACGCCCGGACGTGCTGGTGATTGAGGGAGGGGCGGTGGCGGTGCCCGGTAATGTGGAGTTCAACCTGAACTTCGGCTTCCCGCCCGGCCTCTCGTACGCCTGCATGGCCGAGACAATGATCCTGGCTCTTGAGGATCGCTGCGAGGACTATTCCTTGGGTCGCGATATCAGGATCGAGCAGGTCCAGGAGATCTCCGG